Within the Benincasa hispida cultivar B227 unplaced genomic scaffold, ASM972705v1 Contig50_2, whole genome shotgun sequence genome, the region AACCTCAAATGATCCATCATCATTTAGTTCCAAAAATTCCCCTTTCTTTCCCAACCCATTAAAGAGAAGGAAgaggaaaaacaaaaagaaaaaaaagagcaaCCACCATGGTTAAACCTTGGCAACAATCAAAATCACAACCAAGAACCACAAAAACAAGCAATAATAATCTTCTTTGTCCAAAGATTTTCATCTATCTCATCTCCATCTCTGCCCTCCTTTTCATCCTCTTCCACATCCAATCCCTCCACCACCACCATGTCCCTCCACCACCTTCCTCCGCCGCCACCGCCGTGAAGCTCCGCCGCTCCGTGACATTTCTTCCCCTCAAAGACTTGCGTTACTCGAACAAAGCCCTGGAAGGCCACACCTGGTTCATGAGCTCCTTGTATGACATCCACGAGGAAGGAGAAGTTCAATTCCAGCAATTTCCATCGCCGGCGGTGGGCGGCGACGAGCGGCTGCTTTGCCTGAAGGGGCGTGACACCCACGACGGGTCTTGGAATTACTATGGGCTAGCGTGGCCGGAAGCGCTGCCGGAAAACGCAACGGTTATGAAAGGAGTGAGCTTCGTGTCTTACAATCATTACGATTATGAAAACATTTGGCATGGATTGTCGGCTCTCATGCCTTTCGTTGCTTGGCATCAGATTCAAGGTAACACTCcacccttttttttttggatttattCATCCcatttttactcatttttttgCTTGAATTCTGGGTTTAGCTACTTGGAATTTGTGTGAAGTTTTGATaccttcttattttttttttaattttaaattttttatgtgTCTAATAAGTCATCGCTGGTTGTCAAATTTCGTTGgcttactatatatataaaattaaattcgaCATATTAAGGATTAATTAATATTTCCAAAAAACTCATAAAACATCATACAGCTTagcttgaaaaataaaaaataatttaagtattaatttaaatatttttttattaactgaaacatttattcatatcaatattttattgatgTATCCATAAAACCGAAATTCTAATATTATTAtcgacatcgatattttaatctttatttataTGATACCAAATttctattatttaataaattaaatcatcaTAGTTAAGATTAAATGAGCTATTAgatagaaaattaaaagtttaacaACAATCGtataaaattttatagtatATAGAATCTAATAATTAAATAGATATAATTTTGCGCCAAACATACATATGCATaggtagaaaaaaaaaaaattcaattaatatttatatgtgTTTACGATCATAAAATTTGTGGTTTAAACCcctcaatttttattatattataagaaTAGATAGTTAAGTAGgcaatatttttataaagatgaataacatctaactttttttgtttttttaaaaaaatatgtggaTAACATCTAAATGTTTCATAGAATACTAAATTATAAAACCATCTAACACATTTCTTAACTTTTAATCTTGTATTTAGTCTATACCTATATTTGGAGGcctataaatatgaaaaataaaagtggAGAGAactattagatatataattttttttttaaac harbors:
- the LOC120069593 gene encoding uncharacterized protein LOC120069593, with the protein product MVKPWQQSKSQPRTTKTSNNNLLCPKIFIYLISISALLFILFHIQSLHHHHVPPPPSSAATAVKLRRSVTFLPLKDLRYSNKALEGHTWFMSSLYDIHEEGEVQFQQFPSPAVGGDERLLCLKGRDTHDGSWNYYGLAWPEALPENATVMKGVSFVSYNHYDYENIWHGLSALMPFVAWHQIQGKCEVAERWILYHWGELRLKMGKWVTTLMEATFGRPLQIEGFEGIGEGQPVCFEKAVVMRHNEGGMSRQRRMETYDFMRCKARLFCNFTLPEPSSAAVGMTIFMRTGARAFRNETAVVEIFGEECAKAAGCRLTVAYSNNLTFCEQVTHPLI